In Salinigranum marinum, one DNA window encodes the following:
- a CDS encoding histidine kinase N-terminal 7TM domain-containing protein, with the protein MTLPTTQLLYVTTFALATVGCLAGAWRAAERLRGDVRWGLVSLFCTSGLWAALTVAQLVATTESAKAALFTVGLVVGFATVGCWLYFVSAYSGRAFHRDPALRLVALVGFLVVTSVKLSNVAHHRYFSHTLEVDPFPHLVLMRHWPHWVVTAVAYTLVAAGFVLLVRMYARSGQDTGRVTLLAGAAGVPIVPDVVSVLRPDLLLGVTYEPVGVAVFAVGSLFVVESDFDRLRTPARTQVIDDLRDPVVVLDDRDRVQDHNPAAADLFAPAAERLAVGEPAPAALAETADGAMDETPVVLTVDGRPRHYVVRRSPVDLGPHRLGRVCVLTDVTRIESQRRDLRRQRQEMDNFAEAVAHELRNDLNIAAGYADILGDRLTADTTDATAMRAADAIGAAHGRIDDVVGDLATLAELAQSTFEVEPHALGSVVDDARAGLDHQDVRVVAGGDGTVVAEGRRLRELLSNLLAHAAARDAERVTVAPTHDGFVVRHDGRPIPHDRAASAFRYGTAVTEGIALANAGALARVHGWSLDLSTTATGETEIAAHGAETTVGSARGPVPAAESRAGAGSGSGSGSIEEATREAGQSSPRARSNIDSAASRRSE; encoded by the coding sequence GTGACGCTCCCCACGACACAGCTGCTCTACGTCACGACGTTCGCGCTCGCGACCGTCGGCTGTCTGGCCGGCGCGTGGCGCGCCGCCGAGCGCCTGCGGGGCGACGTGCGCTGGGGACTCGTGTCGCTGTTCTGCACGTCGGGGCTCTGGGCGGCGCTGACCGTCGCACAGCTCGTCGCGACGACCGAATCCGCGAAGGCCGCGCTGTTCACTGTCGGCCTCGTCGTCGGCTTCGCCACCGTCGGCTGCTGGCTCTACTTCGTCTCGGCGTACTCCGGGCGAGCGTTTCACCGCGACCCGGCGCTTCGCCTGGTCGCCCTCGTAGGGTTTCTCGTCGTCACGTCGGTCAAACTCTCCAACGTCGCCCACCACCGATACTTCAGCCACACCCTCGAAGTCGACCCGTTCCCACATCTGGTGTTGATGCGCCACTGGCCGCACTGGGTCGTCACAGCCGTCGCGTACACGCTGGTCGCGGCCGGCTTCGTCCTCCTGGTTCGAATGTACGCCCGGTCGGGTCAGGATACGGGCCGCGTCACTCTGCTCGCGGGTGCGGCCGGGGTGCCGATCGTCCCCGACGTCGTGTCGGTGTTGCGGCCGGACCTCCTCTTGGGGGTGACGTACGAGCCGGTCGGGGTGGCCGTGTTCGCTGTCGGCTCGCTGTTCGTCGTCGAGAGCGACTTCGATCGACTCCGCACACCGGCGCGCACGCAGGTCATCGACGACCTCCGCGACCCGGTCGTCGTGCTCGACGATCGTGACCGCGTCCAGGACCACAACCCGGCCGCCGCCGACCTGTTCGCGCCGGCGGCCGAACGCCTGGCCGTCGGTGAACCGGCCCCGGCGGCCCTCGCCGAGACGGCCGATGGCGCGATGGACGAGACGCCGGTCGTCCTCACGGTTGACGGTCGCCCGCGGCACTACGTCGTCCGGCGCTCTCCCGTCGACCTCGGCCCACATCGGCTCGGGCGCGTCTGTGTGCTCACCGACGTCACACGGATCGAGAGTCAGCGGCGGGATCTGCGACGACAGCGACAGGAGATGGACAACTTCGCCGAGGCGGTCGCCCACGAACTCAGAAACGACCTCAACATCGCGGCCGGCTACGCCGACATCCTCGGCGACCGGCTGACGGCCGACACGACGGACGCGACGGCGATGCGGGCGGCCGACGCGATCGGCGCGGCCCACGGGCGGATCGACGACGTCGTCGGCGATCTCGCGACGCTCGCCGAACTCGCCCAGTCGACGTTCGAGGTCGAACCGCACGCGCTCGGATCGGTGGTCGACGACGCCCGGGCAGGGCTGGACCACCAGGACGTGCGGGTCGTCGCTGGCGGCGACGGCACCGTCGTCGCCGAGGGGAGACGGCTCCGGGAGCTACTGTCGAACCTCCTCGCGCACGCTGCGGCGCGGGACGCCGAGCGGGTGACCGTCGCGCCGACCCACGACGGCTTCGTCGTGCGACACGACGGGCGGCCGATCCCGCACGACAGAGCGGCCTCGGCGTTCCGGTACGGTACCGCCGTGACGGAGGGGATCGCGCTGGCGAACGCGGGAGCGCTCGCGCGGGTCCACGGCTGGTCGCTTGACCTCTCGACGACCGCGACCGGCGAGACCGAGATCGCCGCTCACGGGGCCGAGACGACCGTCGGATCGGCGCGTGGGCCGGTCCCGGCCGCGGAGTCGAGGGCAGGGGCAGGGTCAGGGTCGGGGTCGGGGTCGATCGAGGAGGCGACCAGGGAGGCCGGTCAGTCCTCGCCGCGCGCCCGCTCGAACATCGACAGCGCCGCCTCGCGGCGCTCGGAGTGA
- a CDS encoding dihydropteroate synthase, producing MRTVNAAGLEIGDDAPPRIMGVLNVSKESPYKPSVFDDAGAAAEYVDTELIDQGADIVDVGLESANKKFEVLSAEGELDRLETALEVLDSVSGDAVFSIETRYHEVAEAALEGGFDMVNDICGFADPEMPRVCEEHDVAVAKMASPPDLERPGAVEEVDDIYDALALNGFTDKTIVDPAFGGWSEAKTTDQDRETLRRLREFRGYGRPILVSINRKNFLREVAGRSTDEALPASLAATSMAVERGAHVIRTHDVAETRDAALIGRAFTRDRVCVAGEIDVEELDVATPGDATRHLDRVGGATETAAESVVRTVELTGASTDERAALDDAAREAGVTLVTAADGDRLLLFGTPGGYARLRSAGSGVTDALDAALERLPTN from the coding sequence ATGCGAACGGTCAACGCTGCCGGCCTGGAGATCGGTGACGACGCCCCGCCGCGGATCATGGGTGTGTTGAACGTCTCGAAGGAGTCGCCGTACAAGCCGAGCGTCTTCGACGACGCGGGTGCGGCGGCCGAGTACGTCGACACCGAACTCATCGACCAGGGGGCGGACATCGTCGACGTCGGGCTCGAATCCGCGAACAAGAAGTTCGAGGTGCTCTCCGCTGAGGGCGAACTCGATCGGCTCGAAACCGCACTGGAGGTGCTCGACAGCGTCTCCGGCGACGCCGTCTTCTCGATCGAGACGCGCTACCACGAAGTCGCCGAGGCGGCCCTCGAAGGGGGGTTCGACATGGTGAACGACATCTGCGGCTTCGCCGACCCCGAGATGCCGCGCGTCTGCGAGGAGCACGACGTCGCGGTCGCCAAGATGGCCTCTCCCCCGGACCTCGAACGGCCCGGCGCGGTCGAGGAGGTCGACGACATCTACGACGCCCTGGCGCTGAACGGCTTTACCGACAAGACCATCGTCGATCCGGCGTTCGGCGGGTGGTCCGAGGCGAAGACCACTGACCAGGACCGCGAGACGCTCCGTCGCCTCCGGGAGTTCCGGGGGTACGGCCGCCCGATCCTCGTCTCGATCAACCGCAAGAACTTCCTCCGCGAGGTTGCCGGCCGCTCGACCGACGAGGCGCTGCCGGCCTCGCTGGCGGCGACGTCGATGGCGGTCGAGCGCGGCGCACACGTGATTCGCACCCACGACGTCGCCGAGACGCGTGACGCGGCGCTCATCGGCCGGGCGTTCACGCGCGACCGAGTGTGCGTCGCGGGAGAGATCGACGTGGAGGAACTCGACGTGGCGACCCCCGGCGACGCCACACGCCACCTCGATCGGGTCGGCGGAGCGACCGAGACGGCGGCCGAGAGCGTCGTCAGGACCGTCGAACTGACCGGCGCGTCGACCGACGAGCGCGCGGCGCTCGATGACGCCGCCCGCGAGGCCGGCGTGACGCTCGTGACGGCGGCCGACGGCGACCGCCTGTTGCTGTTCGGCACGCCTGGGGGGTACGCACGACTCCGATCGGCCGGCAGCGGTGTGACCGACGCCCTCGACGCCGCGCTCGAACGGCTTCCGACGAACTGA
- a CDS encoding deoxyribodipyrimidine photo-lyase produces the protein MQVHWHRRDLRTADNRGLSVATDAGPTVPLFVFDDAVLAHAGAPRVRFMLDALAELRERYRALGSDLVVRRGDPREVVVRVAREFDADRVVWNKDYSGLARERDAAVRRALDGADVARESVHDHLHHEPGSITTNKGDPYSVYTYFWKKWRDREKADPYPDPDEGALAAVDAETTGDLPSIEALGFEAPDATVPTAGTAAARERLDRFCDDAVFRYESDRDYPTRDAVSRLSADLKWGTIGVREVYAATAAAMAEAGEEKAEESVAEFQSQLAWREFYTHVLFFNPEVVTENFKEYENEIEWRDDPEELAAWRAGETGYPIVDAGMRQLREEAYMHNRVRMIVASFLTKDLRCDWRHGYAHFRAKLADHDTQNDNGGWQWAASTGTDAQPYFRIFNPMTQGERYDPDAEYIAEYVPELRGVDPSVVHSWHECSPLQRRNAAPAYPEPIVDHSERREAALSMFERARGED, from the coding sequence ATGCAGGTTCACTGGCACCGCCGGGACCTCCGAACCGCGGACAACCGAGGACTCTCCGTGGCGACGGACGCGGGCCCGACCGTCCCCCTCTTCGTCTTCGACGACGCAGTACTCGCACACGCCGGCGCGCCGCGGGTCCGGTTCATGCTCGACGCGCTAGCGGAACTGCGCGAGCGCTACCGGGCGCTCGGCTCCGATCTGGTCGTCCGCCGCGGCGACCCGCGCGAGGTCGTCGTCCGCGTCGCCCGCGAATTCGACGCCGACCGAGTCGTCTGGAACAAGGACTACTCGGGGCTCGCCCGCGAGCGCGACGCGGCGGTCCGGCGGGCGCTGGACGGCGCCGACGTGGCGCGGGAGTCCGTCCACGACCACCTCCACCACGAACCCGGCTCGATCACGACGAACAAGGGCGATCCGTACTCGGTGTACACCTACTTCTGGAAGAAGTGGCGCGACCGCGAGAAGGCCGATCCGTACCCCGACCCCGACGAGGGGGCGCTCGCCGCGGTCGACGCCGAGACGACCGGCGACCTCCCCTCGATCGAAGCCCTCGGCTTCGAGGCACCCGACGCGACGGTCCCGACCGCGGGGACGGCGGCGGCCCGCGAGCGGCTCGACCGGTTCTGCGACGACGCCGTCTTCCGGTACGAATCGGACAGAGACTACCCGACGCGCGACGCGGTTTCGCGGCTCTCGGCGGATCTCAAGTGGGGGACGATCGGCGTCCGCGAGGTGTACGCGGCGACGGCGGCGGCGATGGCCGAGGCGGGCGAGGAAAAAGCGGAGGAGTCGGTCGCGGAGTTCCAGTCACAGCTGGCGTGGCGCGAGTTCTACACGCACGTCCTCTTCTTCAACCCCGAGGTCGTCACGGAGAACTTCAAGGAGTACGAGAACGAAATCGAGTGGCGGGACGACCCCGAGGAGCTGGCGGCGTGGCGCGCGGGCGAGACGGGCTACCCCATCGTCGACGCGGGGATGCGTCAGCTCCGCGAGGAGGCGTACATGCACAACCGCGTGCGGATGATCGTCGCCTCCTTTCTCACGAAGGATCTCCGCTGTGACTGGCGGCACGGCTACGCCCACTTTCGAGCGAAGCTGGCGGATCACGATACGCAGAACGACAACGGTGGGTGGCAGTGGGCCGCCTCGACGGGCACCGACGCCCAGCCGTACTTCCGCATCTTCAACCCCATGACCCAGGGCGAGCGCTACGATCCCGACGCGGAGTACATCGCGGAGTACGTGCCGGAACTGCGCGGCGTCGACCCCTCCGTCGTGCACTCGTGGCACGAGTGTTCACCCCTCCAGCGCCGGAACGCCGCGCCGGCGTACCCCGAGCCGATCGTCGATCACTCCGAGCGCCGCGAGGCGGCGCTGTCGATGTTCGAGCGGGCGCGCGGCGAGGACTGA
- a CDS encoding COG1361 S-layer family protein, with translation MSQKLLTVVLALAIVFSGVPLAAAAENQVIGRPELSLSVPDNRVEPGETKTLNVSIVNDGTLVRGGPEAFTTRVTTARAVRLDIQEVPGLDVQTDDIAVGQVAEGVTGPAQIAVTVPEDVPPGTYRLPVELSYTYTSVVTYDEANPNNNPKFNDRSATQRVTIPIVVQDRARFRVVDVETDTQIGDNGTMVASVRNVGTDPAREASVQLTSQNNDLQFGRAETAESFVGEWAPGETKQVTFPVDLADSAELRDYTVIGRVTYTDTDGIVRSSNELRASVRPLEEQSFALSAVESTLRVNYEGTVTGTVTNQGPGTISDGVVVYQPASENFDASETEYAIPDLAPGESAEFAFDIEVSSAADPGSRQLRFLVQYENEGGDSRQSGPLNARVAVDAERDPFTVEASEATVAAGDSGRLTLTVTNAEDETLSDISAKLFVDDPISSNDDEAFIGELGPGESAEITFEVSTAGSTFAKDYPVSVDFEYDREDGTTQVSDTFRLPVTVETGGGGDLPITLVAGLGALVLIGVAVVVVRRR, from the coding sequence TCGATCGTCAACGACGGGACCCTCGTTCGCGGCGGTCCCGAGGCGTTCACCACCCGGGTGACGACGGCCCGTGCCGTGCGCCTCGACATCCAAGAGGTCCCCGGGCTCGACGTGCAAACCGACGACATCGCCGTCGGACAGGTGGCCGAAGGCGTCACTGGTCCGGCTCAGATCGCGGTCACGGTGCCGGAGGACGTTCCGCCCGGAACCTACCGGCTCCCGGTCGAACTCTCGTACACGTACACCAGCGTCGTGACCTACGACGAGGCGAACCCGAACAACAACCCGAAGTTCAACGACCGCTCGGCCACCCAGCGCGTCACGATCCCGATCGTCGTCCAGGATCGGGCCCGGTTCCGGGTGGTCGACGTGGAGACGGACACCCAGATCGGTGACAACGGAACGATGGTCGCCTCGGTGCGTAACGTCGGCACCGACCCCGCCCGCGAGGCCAGCGTCCAGCTCACCTCCCAGAACAACGACCTGCAGTTCGGGCGGGCGGAGACGGCCGAGAGCTTCGTCGGCGAGTGGGCACCCGGCGAGACCAAGCAGGTGACGTTCCCCGTCGACCTCGCCGACAGCGCCGAACTCAGGGACTACACCGTCATCGGGCGGGTGACGTACACGGACACCGACGGAATCGTCCGGAGCTCGAACGAGCTCCGCGCGAGCGTCCGACCGCTCGAAGAGCAGTCGTTCGCGCTCTCCGCGGTCGAATCGACGCTCCGCGTCAACTACGAGGGAACCGTCACGGGAACGGTGACGAACCAGGGCCCCGGGACGATCAGCGACGGCGTCGTCGTCTACCAGCCCGCGAGCGAGAACTTCGACGCGAGCGAGACCGAGTACGCGATTCCGGACCTCGCGCCGGGCGAGTCCGCGGAGTTCGCCTTCGACATCGAGGTGTCGAGCGCCGCCGACCCCGGGTCACGCCAACTCCGGTTCCTCGTCCAGTACGAGAACGAGGGCGGCGACAGCCGGCAGAGCGGTCCGCTCAACGCCCGGGTCGCCGTCGACGCCGAGCGCGACCCCTTCACCGTCGAAGCGTCGGAGGCGACCGTCGCCGCGGGCGACTCCGGTCGGCTCACGTTGACGGTCACCAACGCCGAAGACGAGACGCTGTCGGACATCTCCGCGAAGCTGTTCGTCGACGACCCCATCTCCTCGAACGACGACGAGGCGTTCATCGGCGAACTCGGTCCCGGCGAGTCCGCGGAGATCACCTTCGAGGTGAGCACCGCCGGCTCGACGTTCGCGAAGGACTACCCGGTCTCGGTCGACTTCGAGTACGACCGCGAGGACGGGACGACGCAGGTCTCGGACACGTTCCGACTGCCCGTCACCGTCGAGACAGGCGGCGGGGGCGACCTGCCGATCACCCTCGTCGCCGGGCTGGGTGCCCTCGTGCTGATCGGGGTCGCGGTCGTCGTGGTCCGGCGGAGGTAA
- a CDS encoding 6-hydroxymethylpterin diphosphokinase MptE-like protein — MNFAEWEPVYEQILAAFGFERAADERARDVLESLVSDRACFDTETLGGRVAGDTVAVVGAAPSLAAEVDRAAAADHVFAASTAADVCRDHGVVVDLMVTDLDKNPETAVALTRAGTPVAAHAHGDNVPAVREWLPQFDLGDTIPTTQAAPVPPVENFGGFTDGDRAAFLADHLGAGSLVFVGWEFDDPGVDAMKAEKLRWAARLLTWLEDRRDERYAVLDGHRDPL; from the coding sequence ATGAACTTCGCCGAATGGGAACCGGTGTACGAGCAGATCCTCGCGGCGTTCGGTTTCGAGCGCGCAGCCGACGAGCGGGCCCGGGACGTTCTCGAATCGCTCGTCTCCGATCGCGCGTGCTTCGACACCGAGACGCTCGGGGGGCGCGTCGCGGGCGACACCGTCGCGGTCGTCGGTGCCGCGCCCTCGCTGGCGGCGGAGGTCGACCGGGCGGCCGCGGCCGACCACGTCTTCGCCGCCTCGACCGCCGCGGACGTCTGCCGCGACCACGGGGTGGTCGTCGACCTCATGGTGACCGATCTGGACAAGAACCCCGAGACGGCCGTCGCGCTCACCCGCGCCGGGACGCCGGTGGCGGCGCACGCCCACGGCGACAACGTCCCCGCGGTCCGCGAGTGGCTCCCCCAGTTCGATCTCGGCGACACGATCCCGACGACGCAGGCGGCACCTGTCCCCCCGGTCGAGAACTTCGGTGGCTTCACCGACGGCGACCGGGCGGCCTTCCTCGCCGACCACCTCGGCGCGGGGTCGCTCGTCTTCGTCGGCTGGGAGTTCGACGACCCCGGGGTCGACGCGATGAAAGCCGAGAAGCTCCGGTGGGCCGCACGCCTGTTGACCTGGCTGGAGGACCGCCGCGACGAGCGCTACGCCGTCCTCGACGGTCACCGCGATCCGCTCTGA
- a CDS encoding efflux RND transporter permease subunit, which produces MPAKVDYQRFIDAADDWITGRPGTVVLAFLVLTAGFAVGLPAVSTESGTEQFSEDIPAERALQDVNDKFSDPFAPDEGSTQLIQRDENVLSKQGLLRMLTVQQRMAEDPDMRVVETESAARIVARQLDPSASTLEAEIDAVERATPGEIRTAVGTLARENPGFASLLSDDFNPTAPSASATVGIVRHEVPAGISSGSGQGGSSPLEPIQVEAIYVADAAGGDIVVFGSGVIAQEFGTVIGDSLLIVVPAAVFFIILFLIVAYRDLVDLLLATVALGMAIVWTFGFMGFAGIAFSQILIAVPPLLLAVGIDFGIHAINRYREEGLDEDDPVRAMRTTTDQLLVAFFIVTTTTVIGFSSNLVSGLLPIREFGVVASIGITFTFLIFGVFLPALKLYTDGLRERYPIPTFSQAPIGSEGSSLGGVLSLGVEIAKRAPAVFLVVVLLSAGFAGYYATGIDTTFSQEQFLPPEETADFYDVLPEPFRPSDYTITATINFLEDNFESSEDDETVVYVEGPMERNSALESIWRAGEDPPESFVKDGRHARETSVVTVIRDYQERDPAFDALVARNDRNANGIPDQNLGEVYDYLLSSPARERTLNYLTEDRRNARVVYAVQADATDTEVTADTRLVADRYRMGATATGNIVVFKAISDIIFESAIVSLALAIAGTAVFLLFIYWVLEGRASLGLANLVPIVVTVAFVAGSMRYLGFSLNAFTATVLAMTIGLGIDYSVHLTHRYIDERRVQPTVLTALSRTVYGTGGALLGSVLTTVFGIGVLVLSVFPAIGDFGLLTGLSVIYAFLSSLLVLPAALVVWERLFGVGDVDAETPGNGSGAPPTTPTVE; this is translated from the coding sequence ATGCCCGCGAAGGTCGACTACCAGCGGTTCATCGACGCGGCCGACGACTGGATCACCGGCCGGCCCGGCACCGTCGTCCTCGCGTTTCTCGTGCTAACCGCGGGGTTCGCTGTCGGGCTCCCGGCCGTGTCGACCGAGTCCGGCACCGAGCAGTTCTCCGAGGACATCCCCGCCGAACGGGCGCTCCAGGACGTCAACGACAAGTTCTCCGACCCGTTCGCGCCGGACGAAGGCTCGACGCAGCTGATCCAGCGCGACGAGAACGTCCTCTCGAAGCAGGGGCTGTTGCGGATGCTCACCGTCCAACAGCGCATGGCCGAGGACCCCGACATGCGCGTCGTCGAGACCGAGAGCGCCGCCCGCATCGTCGCCCGCCAGCTCGATCCCTCGGCGTCGACGCTGGAAGCGGAGATCGACGCGGTCGAACGTGCGACCCCGGGCGAGATCCGGACCGCGGTCGGGACGCTGGCGCGGGAGAACCCCGGCTTCGCCTCGCTGTTGAGCGACGACTTCAACCCCACCGCGCCCTCGGCCTCGGCGACCGTCGGGATCGTCCGCCACGAGGTGCCCGCGGGGATCTCCAGCGGGTCGGGCCAGGGCGGCTCCAGCCCGCTCGAACCGATCCAGGTCGAGGCGATCTACGTCGCCGACGCCGCCGGCGGCGACATCGTCGTCTTCGGCTCCGGCGTCATCGCCCAGGAGTTCGGCACCGTCATCGGTGACTCGCTGTTGATCGTCGTGCCCGCGGCGGTCTTTTTCATCATCCTCTTTCTGATCGTCGCCTACCGCGATCTCGTCGACCTCCTCCTCGCGACGGTCGCACTCGGAATGGCGATCGTCTGGACGTTCGGCTTCATGGGCTTCGCCGGCATCGCCTTCTCGCAGATCCTCATCGCTGTTCCACCCCTGCTCCTCGCCGTGGGGATCGACTTCGGCATCCACGCCATCAACCGCTACCGCGAGGAGGGCTTGGACGAAGACGACCCCGTCCGGGCGATGCGCACGACGACCGATCAACTCCTGGTGGCCTTCTTCATCGTCACCACGACGACGGTCATCGGCTTCTCCTCGAACCTCGTCAGCGGACTGCTCCCCATCCGGGAGTTCGGCGTCGTCGCCTCCATCGGGATCACCTTCACCTTCCTCATCTTCGGCGTCTTCCTCCCCGCGCTGAAGCTGTACACCGACGGGCTCCGCGAGCGCTACCCCATCCCGACGTTCTCGCAGGCTCCGATCGGCTCCGAGGGCTCGTCGCTCGGCGGTGTGCTCTCCCTCGGCGTCGAGATCGCAAAGCGCGCTCCCGCCGTCTTCCTCGTCGTTGTGCTCCTCTCGGCGGGCTTCGCGGGCTACTACGCCACCGGCATCGACACGACGTTCTCCCAGGAACAGTTCCTCCCGCCAGAGGAGACCGCCGACTTCTACGACGTCCTCCCCGAGCCGTTCAGACCCAGCGACTACACCATCACGGCCACGATCAACTTCCTCGAAGACAACTTCGAGTCGAGCGAGGACGACGAGACGGTCGTCTACGTCGAGGGGCCGATGGAGCGCAACTCGGCGCTGGAGTCGATTTGGCGGGCGGGCGAGGATCCCCCAGAGAGCTTCGTGAAAGACGGCCGTCACGCCCGCGAGACGTCGGTCGTGACCGTCATCCGCGACTATCAGGAGCGCGATCCGGCGTTCGATGCGCTCGTCGCACGAAACGACCGCAACGCCAACGGCATCCCCGACCAGAACCTCGGCGAGGTGTACGACTATCTGCTCTCCTCGCCCGCCCGCGAGCGGACGCTCAACTACCTGACCGAGGATCGCCGCAACGCCCGCGTGGTGTACGCCGTGCAGGCCGACGCGACCGACACCGAGGTCACGGCCGACACCCGTCTGGTCGCGGATCGCTACCGCATGGGTGCGACCGCGACCGGCAACATCGTCGTCTTCAAAGCCATCTCGGACATCATCTTCGAGTCCGCCATCGTCAGCCTCGCGCTCGCCATCGCCGGCACCGCCGTCTTCCTGTTGTTCATCTACTGGGTGCTCGAAGGCCGGGCGTCGCTCGGCCTCGCGAACCTCGTTCCCATCGTCGTCACCGTGGCGTTCGTCGCCGGGTCGATGCGCTATCTGGGCTTCTCGCTCAACGCCTTCACCGCGACGGTGCTCGCGATGACCATCGGGCTGGGGATCGACTACTCCGTCCACCTGACCCACCGGTACATCGACGAGCGCCGCGTCCAGCCGACGGTGCTCACGGCGCTCTCGCGGACCGTCTACGGCACCGGCGGCGCGCTCCTCGGGAGCGTACTCACGACCGTCTTCGGCATTGGCGTGCTCGTGCTGTCGGTGTTCCCCGCCATTGGAGACTTCGGTCTCCTTACCGGACTCTCGGTCATCTACGCCTTCCTCTCGTCACTGCTCGTGTTGCCCGCCGCGCTGGTCGTCTGGGAACGGCTCTTCGGCGTCGGCGACGTCGACGCCGAGACGCCCGGCAACGGGTCGGGGGCTCCCCCGACAACGCCCACCGTGGAGTGA